A region from the Alnus glutinosa chromosome 5, dhAlnGlut1.1, whole genome shotgun sequence genome encodes:
- the LOC133868862 gene encoding cysteine-rich receptor-like protein kinase 19: MKRRKTKEKRKSNNQSLDFTGTESSLEGNQLAESKRHPDALVFDLSSIVAATDNFSPTNKLGECGFGSVFMGQLSNGRQIAVKRLSKSSEQGIKEFKNEVMLIAKLQHRNLVKILGCCIEGEEKMLIYEYMPNNSLDFLIFDFGLARIFKADQIRDKTIRVVGTYGYMSPDYAAFGEFSTKSYVFSFGVILLEIVSGKKNNHSYQEHSSLARKLEYFPFAF; the protein is encoded by the exons ATGAAGAGGAGGAAAACAAAAG AGAAGAGAAAATCAAACAATCAATCATTAGATTTTACTGGTACCGAAAGCTCATTGGAGGGAAATCAGCTGgcagaaagtaaaagacatCCGGATGCACTTGTTTTCGATCTAAGCTCTATAGTTGCTGCAACTGACAATTTCTCTCCGACCAACAAACTTGGAGAATGTGGTTTTGGCTCTGTTTTTATG GGTCAATTGTCTAACGGACGACAAATAGCTGTTAAAAGGTTATCAAAGAGCTCGGAACAAGGaataaaagaattcaaaaatgaaGTCATGTTGATTGCGAAACTTCAACACAggaatcttgtcaaaattttaggCTGTTGCATTGAGGGGGAAGAAAAGATGCTGATTTATGAATACATGCCCAACAACAGCTTGGACTTCTTAATCTTTG ATTTCGGCTTGGCTCGCATATTCAAAGCAGACCAAATTCGAGACAAGACAATCAGAGTTGTTGGAACATA TGGTTATATGTCACCGGATTATGCAGCATTTGGGGAATTCTCAACAAAATCATATGTTTTTAGCTTCGGTGTCATATTATTGGAGATTGTAAGTGGCAAGAAGAACAACCATTCTTACCAGGAGCATTCTTCCTTGGCAAGAAAACTAGAATATTTTCCATTTGCATTTTAG